In Buteo buteo chromosome 16, bButBut1.hap1.1, whole genome shotgun sequence, the DNA window GGGGTCTTCCCAGCCAAGACCACCTGGAGGGATTAGGCTGAAAGTATTGGTGCGAGCCAGCGCAGCCAGAGGTCCCGGCACCAAGGGTCTCTCTCATGTCAGCCCCTCGGAGTGACAGTCACTTGGCTTCGAAGTCATCCCATGGCTCCATTCTGATGGTCCTCCTCAGGCGCTCGGCCTCTCCTTTGGTGATGCTGGAACTGTCTGTGCTCCTCATCGCAGGAGGAAGGCTGGATATAAAAAGCGTGTAGGCTCACAAAACCAAGTTTGTTTCTCCTAGCTCCCAGCCAAGCATGTCTGATAACCACAGCCCGGGGAGGGCTGTAATTTCTCGGGTTTATATATAGAGGAGACGAGGCCGTGCCATAGGCAAGGACTATATAAAGGGGACGCCCTGTCCCACTgccccagccaggctgctggagcaggagaaccGCGGTGTGCCCCTCTCCGTGGCCATGGACACCTCCTACCCACGGGAGGACTACCTGCCCGTGCCATCCCACAAGCGGGAGCCGTCTCCGACCGTCCTCATCTCCTCGCCACCCCGCGACCACCTCATCTGGTCCATCTTCAACACCATCTACATGAACTTCTGCTGCCTCGGCTTTGTGGCGCTCGCCTTCTCCGTCAAGGTAGGGGCACCAAGCGGGGATGGGAGACTTGAATGTTTAGGGTCACCTGGGAGCCCTCCCCATGTTGGTCCCAAGGGATGGACTTCCCAAGGAGGCATAGAGCATCTGAAATAACTACCTGGGAGGGCTGGGGTAGGGGACAAGAGCCCACCACCCTCAAGAGGCTGGTTGCAGCTGACACCATCGCCTGGTAAAGCCCCCCCCATTTTTCCTGCCACCTATTAACGAGGCTGCGAGATGGCCTGGATAACCACAGCCTCCTGCCACTGCCAGAGGACCAACCGCTTCTTCCTAGAAGGTGTTGGGGGGCCATGATGCCCCCGGCCCCTCCACCTGCCATCTGGCAGGAGCAGCTCCAGGACCGGACCAGGGTGGAAAGACGGGGGCAAGCAAGAGCTGGAGCCAGTGAGGCTCTGAAAGACGCAGAAGGGAAAATCCCAGCGGCAAAGAAAGCGGGGCgagaggggagcaggagcatGTAGAGCCGGTGCGGACTAAATTGCAGGCTGCAAGAGGGCCAAAGCCACgtagcagggctggggggaggcacagggagggagctgcaggcagcccaggCACTGCTGCCCCATCTCTCGGCTGTTGCAGGCACGGGACCGGAAAGTGGCCGGGGACGTGGAAGCCGCTCGGCGCTTCAGCTCCAAGGCCCGGTGCTACAATGCCCTGGCCACGGCGGGGAGCGTggtgctgccgctgctgctcgCCGCCCTGGTCATCACGGGCGTCATCCACCTCTCCAAGCTCGCCCAGGAGTCTGTTGGCTTCTTCACCTACCAGTTCAGTGGGAGCGACGATGAGGACAAGTGACCGGCGGGCGACGGGCTTATAGAAATTCCTTCGCATGGCTGgtggccccccccccaagagACCACTGGTCCAGCATAACCCTGCCACCACCCATCTCTGCCACCCAGGACCACGTCCACAAGCTTTCATGCCCACTGGGCAGCGTGTGGCTGGGGGGGAGGCAGCCCCACAAGCTTCTCCCACACCGTTGCATCTCCCCTCACCCTCCGCTGCCTGGTCCAGCACTCCTAGCCCTGCGGTGCCCAACCCCGGCTCCTGGCCACGCTTCTTGGGGCAGCTCACTTATTTTTGTTTACCCTGGtgtttttttaactccttttaTCCTGTATGGAGCACAGCATCCCTCCAGCTTCGGTGATTACTATTTAAATCATTAAACCATTTCACACATCACGAATCTTCTGCGTGCCTGTGTGCAGTGCAGGGGGGGGTGCTAAAGGAATAatataaatacagcttttccaCTCCGATCGTGCTCTTCGCAGCCAAGAGAAGTAATAATCTCCGTGAGCCTTAGAGCCACCCAGCGACTGACGaggggaaagaagcagaaaagtttcTTGGCCCTGTGAGGACATGCTCAAGCAGATGAGATGTCATCCCCTCCAAGGGGAGCTGAGACTTGCAAACTCATTGCAGTAAAGCAGATGTCCCCCAGCAGGTCCCCAGGCAAGGACAGAGGGGATGAGCGCAGGACGCAACCCCATTGCTCTGTGCTATCCCTCCCTATTGCACTCCCTGGGCCAGAGCCAGCTTGTTTTGGCAACTGGACTAAAAGGATGCCTTTTTAGGGGGAGGGGAGACCCCTTTTAACGCCATCTGAGATGCAGCTTAGAGCTGAGCTTTatccccagccccactgaaaTCCAAATCCAGGTGCAGCCCACAGGGCTGTTATCAGGGGCGAGAGAACGGAGGGGTCCCTTtgtcctgccctgctgctgaggACTGCTGCTAATTAGGGGTTGGGTGACTTTTGACTAGGCCTGATGGAGAGCCAGCATAATTACAAGGTGGGGGAGTCACTTTGCCTCCTTCCCTAAGCATTCCCACATgttgcctgcagcagggagtgGCCGCAGGGCTTTTTATAAACTCCGTGGGATTCAGCTGAggttcctggttttttttgagaaagtaCGGaccctggcagggcagggaatgCCGTTGACATCCCCTCGCTTTGACCCATGTCTGCTCTAGCAAAGGCTTGGGGCTGGGAAACAAGGCACCAAACCCACCCCCAGGAAGGGGGATGCAGGAGGGGACAACGCTGTGAAGTGCAAGCTGCTTGCTGGGGGGGCATCATGGCCCCCATTTGCATGTGTACATGGGCACagcccttctccttctctccctcgGGCTTTCTAGGACACCGAAAATGCCTTTAACAAATACACAGCAGGTCTGTGGTTGCCCTGAGGCTGCTTAGCCGGAGGAGGACTCTGCTCAGACCCTAGAAAAACACTGCACTTATCATCTGACATAATATTAATGATAACTGATGCCTGGGCTTCCTATAGCCCTTCAAATGTCAAGTTAGAAGGGCTTTAACTCCAAAACTGCTTAAAAAGAGAGATGATAATGTAGATAACACGATAGGGATTTTATAcgccaaataaaagaaaaggagctgtgTGCTGCCCAAATGGGGCTAAAATGCTTTTGGCTGTGTATTTTGTGACTAACATTAGTGCCAAAGTAACACTCAGCTCCAGCCTTACTTCCATCCACCCTGCCACGCTGCCTGCTGCCCCATGCTGCCTTTACTGAGTTTCTTATTATGGGGGTCAGCAGGATTTGGGGTGTATTGAAAACCCCGGAGGCTGCTGTGCGTCGCAGCCGAGGGatcctcctctttctgctcGCTGGCAGGTGGGACTGACATGGCAAAGCAGCACTGGCTGAGCCTCCACAGCCCTTTGAGGCCCCGGAGTGACGCAGGTGGCTGGGAGAAGGTGAGGACCAAGCCAGGACATgccagaggagctgggagaCAGTGCCTGTACAGGCTGGACTAATTACAGATCCATTCAGCTTGGGGCATCCTTATAAACATTTATGCTTTCAACATCTGCAAGTCATGGGTTTTTAGAAAACTGGTTTAAAACAGTCGCTTTCAGGCTTGATGTCGTCTCCTCTGTTAAATGAGAGATGTTGAAGGCATGTGAATGGGAGTCAGGGGGCTCAGTGCCACCTGGCACAGACAAAGATGCTCAGCATCCCtcagggagctgctgccaccCCAGCCACAGGGAGAACTCCGAgtccacccccctccccagggccaCAAAGACAGACAGTGCACACACTCCCATGGTGGCAAAGGGTTTATGGCACAGCCTAGGACTGCCCCCTTCCACCCCACCTTTACCTTCCCCCTCCGCCGACATCCACTCTTCAacttgtttctgctttctctggtgGGTAAAACCTGGATCAGCCAAAGTTTAAAATATCTCAGTGGATGACTTCTGAATCCAGCCGGCCACCATGGGGATAGAGATGCTCTGCCctacaacaaaaaacaacccatgtGAGATATGGGAATGGTTTCTCCctaaattgtctttattttagGAAGCAGACCCAGGTGATGACACCATACCTTCACGCAGGGGAAACCGCTGCCCCGACTCCTCCAGCACAGCTTCCAGGGGAGGTGCCAGAGGGTCCTGGTGAGACTCGATCACTTTGATCCTGATCTCTTCTTTGGCGATGGTGAACTTCAGTTTGTTGCCAAAGTAGGAGACACCGGTGACGTTCAACTTGTTGATGTCATTGGGAAGGGCAGGGTTGAAGCGGAGGCTGGACCTTGTGATCCTGGAAAGGCAGGAGCACGTCAGCAGTGGGAACAAAGGGTGGCCACAAAGGAAAGGAGCTTTGTGGGGTCGGTCACCTCCGCAGGCAGCACAGCCTCATACATCCCAGATGCCCCTCCCATTACTCCGTGTCTCTGTGGGCAGAAGGAGTCCTTGGTGTATCCCAAGGATCTCCAGGCAAATCCCAAACACACGGATGAAGCATGTGGTGAAGAGCTACTCGGGCCATGATTACACAGCCCAGCACCCTAAGGCGTTCCTGTCCCCCTTCCAGTTCCTCAGCTGGGGTCTGTGATTTCCATtaggttggattttttttttttttttttttttttttttaatgaaaaagagaaaaagaatttttttttttcttccaatgcAGCTCCAGTTCCCCACTCTGGTTCAGAGGttggcttcagcagcagctatGCTGGCAAAACTTCAGGAATGCCCTGCTCTGAGACAGGGAGGGGAATGGAGCACAGGAACAAGCAGAGGTGCCCATGGACCCCAAGCAGGAATTGCCATTGAAATCTGGTCACACGAACCTAGGGGCACAGGCTCTGGGCCATGTACTGGAACTAAACTCCAGCCACGTAAGGAGCTCAGGAGATGGCTGTAGCTGGGATTTTTAGGATGCAAGTTTAGCTTTAGCCCAAGCACCTAGCAGCAGGTATCTGTTCTCACCTGCTGTTGCTCTGAAAGCTGTATGATGCTAGCGAAGAGATGGTGGGAGCTCGCCTCACGCCTGGTGAGATGCTCCTGGAAGCGCTGCTCAATTAAATCACGAGACACGCCCGACCACTAGCACTGTCCCTCTCCTCTGTAATTTGCCACCTCAACAAAGATGCGCCCACACAGCTCGGTTTTCACTTTCCCTCCGGGCTGTGACCAAAGTGCGTTGGCAAGGTGACCTTCGGAAACCCACATCAGCTCCCGCTCCCACCGGTTTCAAAGGCTTTAAACTCAGCACCACTATATGTCTTCCTTCACCGaaagataaaaatcaagcaAACAGCTTGAATCCTTTCTCCAAGACTTTACCCAAAGTCAAGCAGAGCCCATTTGTGTGTTTTGGCTTTGGGTGAGAAGAGACAATGGCCACTTATCTCCTACTCAAATCTTGACACAGGAGAGCTCTTGACCATaatctccagcctgttgagagGGCTCAACAGACTGGAGAGGACTCAAGAGAGGCTCAAAAGACTGGAGAGCCTCAGGGGCAGGCCAACACACCAGTCAGGCTCTGTGGCTCACAACGGGCAAGGCAAGAGCGCAGCCTTGAGGGCTGCATAAATGTCATCTCAACATCTGCGGAAATTTGGCTGGAGCCCCAAAGCCTGTGGCTTAAGCCTGTGCCAAGAGGGGCCCAACCTGACACACAGAGCATCTGAAGACCTTTGAGCTTTGCAAAAACTGAGTTTGAGGTTTTCAGCTGGGAATATGGTAGCTCACACCCAGCTCCACCAAGAAACTGGTGGGTTTCTCAGCAGCTTCTGCCCACACACATGGAGTAAAAACACATAGTTAGTACTAGAAGGTTTCAATGGAAATCAAAAGGCTTGTCAGTTTGATCCATCCTCAATTAAACTAAGAATATGCTCAAGAGCCCATTGCTTCAGGGTTGAAACCACCGGGCTGCTTTGGATACTAGACACAGCTTTGAAATTATATGAACAGCTTAATGTTTTTTCTAAGATATTTTAATGCTGTGGCGATGCCAGCTGAGCACTTTCCTCCACAGAGGCTTGTCAGCCACATGTGTGCAGATGTCAGATTGCTTCAGAGGGGCTGTAGAAGGTCTTTCCACACCACATCCAAAGGAGATGGGATGATGTTATAGCTAAGCCTGAGGACAGACTTAGGGAATGACATTTAGCTTCTCAATTGTGCAACTAACTCATCAAGCGACCCAGAGAGAGTCTCTTACCAGTTCTGAATCTGTTTCCTGTCTTTAAAGTGGGACTAGGCCTACGGCAGCTCAGTGCGGTTGTAGAGGACTGGGGCCTCCATTTACAAAGGTCTGCTTAGAAAGGCCGCAGTGTATAAGGTGTGTTAAGAAGAAGTCCTGTATTTGCCTGCAAGGTGCTTGTACAGACTTTCTCTTCAATTAGTTAACGAAAAGGCCAATGTAATTGGTGGATCGTAGTCTTTAAGCTTCATCCATGCTTTGTGAAGAAACCAAAGCTACAGCCGCCTACGGAGCAGGCAGGTCCGGATGTGTTTCTGACGTGCAGACATCAAAATGATACAGGCTGCCCGCAATCCCGAGATCATACAGCGATGTCCCTCTTCACTGAGGGTGTCAGCTAGTGTTGAAGAGCTCAGCGTTGGCCTAGCTTTGACTCCTTTTGAAGCCAATAGCTTTCAACACTGACATAGCTGGAGGAGAAATGGGCCAAAGCTTATCATTTCTGATAACTCCACCCT includes these proteins:
- the LOC142040531 gene encoding interferon-induced transmembrane protein 5-like; translation: MDTSYPREDYLPVPSHKREPSPTVLISSPPRDHLIWSIFNTIYMNFCCLGFVALAFSVKARDRKVAGDVEAARRFSSKARCYNALATAGSVVLPLLLAALVITGVIHLSKLAQESVGFFTYQFSGSDDEDK